A single window of Deltaproteobacteria bacterium DNA harbors:
- the hprK gene encoding HPr(Ser) kinase/phosphatase, which produces MLSIEVSELLKDKEAHLELTLVAGKKGIRKKINIPRIQKPGLALIGDTSKLHPGRVQVLGKSEITYLKSLGDAKTTDIIKKICDVEIACFVVTRNNEPPRTLLAQANRHQIPVFKTPLITSTLINRLTRFLEERLTASMVIHGVMIDVYGVGILVIGKSGIGKSECALDLVLRGHRLVADDVVEIKKKPPATLYGMGSELIEHHMEIRGLGIINIKDLFGVAAIRDRKLVD; this is translated from the coding sequence ATGCTCAGTATCGAAGTCAGCGAACTTTTGAAGGATAAGGAGGCGCATCTCGAACTGACCCTTGTCGCGGGCAAAAAGGGAATCCGCAAAAAAATCAACATTCCCCGGATTCAGAAACCGGGTCTGGCCCTGATCGGCGACACCTCAAAGCTCCATCCCGGGCGCGTCCAGGTCCTGGGCAAATCGGAAATCACCTATTTAAAATCGCTGGGGGATGCAAAAACCACCGACATCATCAAAAAAATCTGCGACGTGGAAATTGCCTGTTTTGTCGTCACGCGCAACAACGAGCCCCCCAGAACCCTTCTGGCCCAGGCCAACCGGCATCAGATTCCGGTCTTTAAAACGCCGCTCATCACCTCCACCCTCATCAACCGCCTGACCCGTTTTCTGGAAGAACGTCTGACCGCCAGTATGGTGATCCACGGCGTGATGATCGATGTCTACGGCGTGGGGATCCTCGTTATCGGAAAAAGCGGCATCGGGAAAAGTGAATGCGCGCTCGACCTGGTGCTCCGGGGGCACCGGCTGGTGGCCGATGACGTGGTGGAAATCAAGAAAAAGCCGCCCGCCACCCTCTACGGAATGGGCTCGGAGCTGATCGAACATCACATGGAAATCCGGGGCTTGGGAATCATCAACATCAAAGACCTCTTCGGCGTCGCCGCCATCCGCGACCGGAAGCTGGTGGATAT
- a CDS encoding PTS sugar transporter subunit IIA produces the protein MKLKEILKRNAVLGDLRATEKKGVLEELSGLVSKAWPDLSTDNVLQVLLEREKLGSTGVGNGVAIPHGKVAGLKAIVAAFGRSPKGVEFQSHDHKPARLFFVLLAPENAVGNHLQALARLSRLLKGETVRNRLIEVKSESLYDLLISEDEKL, from the coding sequence ATGAAATTAAAAGAAATCCTCAAACGGAACGCGGTCTTGGGTGATTTGCGCGCCACGGAAAAAAAGGGGGTTTTGGAAGAGCTTTCGGGGCTTGTCTCCAAGGCTTGGCCCGATCTTTCCACCGACAATGTCCTTCAGGTCCTTTTGGAGCGCGAAAAACTGGGCTCCACCGGCGTCGGGAACGGCGTGGCCATCCCCCACGGCAAGGTCGCCGGCCTAAAGGCCATCGTGGCCGCTTTTGGCCGGTCCCCGAAGGGGGTTGAGTTTCAGTCGCACGACCATAAACCGGCCAGACTCTTTTTTGTCCTTCTTGCCCCGGAAAACGCCGTGGGAAATCATCTCCAGGCACTGGCCCGCCTCTCGCGCCTCCTGAAAGGGGAAACGGTGAGGAACCGCCTCATCGAAGTGAAAAGCGAAAGCCTCTACGACCTCCTCATTTCTGAAGACGAAAAATTGTAA
- the raiA gene encoding ribosome-associated translation inhibitor RaiA, translating into MNVTVTFRHIQATEAIKTHVEDKLDHLKKYLIRPIEAHVILSVEKFRHKCEITLTARDFRAMALEVSEDLYASIDKAAHKLERQVRRHKEIVKEHKNHLSVHALAGQVEEEYKAVEENL; encoded by the coding sequence ATGAATGTTACCGTAACCTTCCGTCATATTCAGGCAACCGAGGCCATCAAAACCCATGTCGAAGACAAGCTCGATCATCTGAAAAAATACCTCATCCGCCCCATCGAGGCGCACGTCATTCTTTCCGTGGAAAAATTCCGCCACAAATGCGAAATCACGCTGACCGCCCGCGACTTTCGCGCCATGGCGCTGGAGGTGTCGGAGGACCTTTACGCCTCCATCGACAAGGCGGCGCACAAGTTGGAAAGACAGGTAAGAAGGCACAAGGAAATCGTCAAGGAGCACAAAAACCATCTCTCGGTTCATGCCCTGGCCGGCCAAGTGGAGGAAGAATATAAAGCTGTGGAGGAAAACCTGTAA